Proteins encoded by one window of Rhea pennata isolate bPtePen1 chromosome 11, bPtePen1.pri, whole genome shotgun sequence:
- the CUL4B gene encoding cullin-4B isoform X1: protein MITSGFSSPNPPAAAQEVRPATDGNSSSSSSCKKRKLNNSSSNNSEREEFDSISSCSSSPSKSNSSSSSSIITSSSSGVASSNHHLQKKLRFEDSLDFIGLDVKMAEESSSSSSPAASSQQQHQQQLKNKSLLISSVAVGHHANGLTKAASSTVSSFANSKPGSAKKLVIKNFKDKPKLPENYTDETWQKLKEAVEAIQNSTSIKYNLEELYQAVENLCSYKISANLYKQLRQICEDHIKAQIHQFREDSLDSVLFLKKIDKCWQDHCRQMIMIRSIFLFLDRTYVLQNSMLPSIWDMGLELFRTHIISDQKVQNKTIDGILLLIERERNGEAIDRSLLRSLLSMLSDLQIYQDSFEHRFLEETNRLYAAEGQRLMQEREVPEYLHHVNKRLEEEADRIITYLDQSTQKPLIATVEKQLLGEHLTAILQKGLNHLLDENRIQDLSLLYQLFSRVRGGVQVLLQHWIEYIKAFGSTIVINPEKDKTMVQELLDFKDKVDHIIDVCFLKNEKFVNAMKEAFETFINKRPNKPAELIAKYVDSKLRAGNKEATDEELEKMLDKIMIIFRFIYGKDVFEAFYKKDLAKRLLVGKSASVDAEKSMLSKLKHECGAAFTSKLEGMFKDMELSKDIMIQFKQYMQNQNVPGNIELTVNILTMGYWPTYVPMEVHLPPEMVKLQEIFKTFYLGKHSGRKLQWQSTLGHCVLKAEFKEGKKELQVSLFQTLVLLMFNEGEEFSLEEIKQATGIEDGELRRTLQSLACGKARVLTKSPKGKDVEDGDKFTCNDDFRHKLFRIKINQIQMKETVEEQASTTERVFQDRQYQIDAAIVRIMKMRKTLSHNLLVSEVYNQLKFPVKPADLKKRIESLIDRDYMERDKENPNQYNYIA from the exons ATGATTACTTCCG GTTTCTCTTCCCCCAaccccccagcagcagctcaggaggTCAGACCTGCCACTGATGGTAATAgtagcagcagctcctcctgcaagaagagaaagttaaataacagcagcagcaacaactcTGAGAGAGAGGAATTTGATTccatttcctcctgctcctcttctccttctAAAAGCAACTCCTCATCATCTTCCTCCATcatcacctcctcctcctcaggagtTGCCTCCTCCAACCATCACCTCCAGAAGAAGCTGCGTTTTGAGGATTCCTTGGATTTTATTGGACTCGATGTGAAGATGGCTGAAGAGtcgtcttcctcctcctctcctgctgcctcttctcAACAGCAGCACCAACAACAGctcaaaaacaaaagccttttGATTTCTTCAGTGGCTGTGGGGCACCATGCAAATGGTCTGACCAAAGCTGCCTCTTCTACTGTTTCCAGTTTCGCCAACAGTAAACCTGGCTCTGCTAAGAAACTAGTGATCAAGAACTTTAAAG ataaaccCAAATTGCCTGAAAACTACACAGATGAAACCtggcaaaaactgaaagaagCTGTAGAAGCTATCCAGAACAGTACTTCAATTAAGTACAATTTAGAGGAGCTCTATCAG GCTGTTGAAAATCTCTGCTCCTACAAGATTTCTGCAAACTTGTATAAACAATTGAGACAGATCTGTGAAGACCACATTAAAGCACAAATTCACCAATTCAGAGA GGATTCGCTGGATAGTGtcctttttctaaagaaaatagaCAAATGTTGGCAAGATCACTGCAGACAAatg ATCATGATTAGAAGTATCTTTTTGTTCTTGGATCGAACTTACGTACTTCAGAATTCAATGCTGCCATCTATTTG ggATATGGGGCTAGAATTATTCAGGACTCATATAATTAGTGACCAGAAGGTTCAGAACAAAACTATTGATGGCATTCTTCTGCTGAttgagagggaaagaaatggtGAGGCTATTGACAGGAGTTTACTGCGAAGCCTTCTAAGCATGCTTTCTGACTTGCAG ATTTATCAAGATTCTTTCGAACATAGATTCTTGGAAGAGACTAACCGTTTGTATGCAGCAGAGGGACAGAGGCTTATGCAGGAACGAGAg GTTCCAGAATATCTTCATCATGTCAACAAGCGCTTGGAAGAAGAAGCAGACAGGATAATCACTTATTTAGATCAGAGCACACA GAAGCCACTAATTGCTACTGTAGAAAAGCAACTTCTAGGTGAACATTTAACAGCCATTCTTCAGAAAG GTTTAAACCATCTCCTTGATGAAAATCGAATTCAAGACCTCTCTCTTCTGTATCAGTTGTTCAGCCGAGTGAGAGGTGGAGTGCAAGTTCTCTTGCAACACTGGATTGAATACATAAAG GCATTTGGTAGCACAATAGTAATTAAtccagaaaaagacaaaacGATGGTCCAAGAACTACttgattttaaagataaagTTGACCATATTATTGATGTTTGCTTCCTCAAGAATGAGAAGTTTGTAAACGCCATGAAAGAAGCATTTGAAACATTCATTAACAAAAGACCAAATAAGCCAGCTGAGCTCATag CTAAATATGTAGATTCAAAGCTTCGTGCAGGCAACAAAGAAGCTACTGATGAAGAACTTGAAAAAATGCTGGATAAAATCATGATCATATTTAGATTCATATATG GAAAAGATGTGTTTGAGGCCTTTTATAAAAAAGATCTAGCAAAGAGGCTACTAGTTGGGAAAAGTGCATCAGTAGACGCTGAAAAATCTATGCTTTCCAAACTCAAACATG AATGTGGAGCTGCTTTCACCAGCAAACTTGAAGGAATGTTTAAGGATATGGAGCTTTCAAAAGACATAATGATACAATTCAAACAG TATATGCAAAATCAGAATGTACCTGGAAACATTGAACTCACAGTGAATATACTGACTATGGGTTATTGGCCAACCTATGTGCCTATGGAGGTCCATTTGCCCCCAGAG atgGTAAAACTGCAGGAGATTTTCAAGACCTTTTACTTAGGAAAACACAGTGGTAGGAAACTTCAGTGGCAGTCAACACTAGGACACTGTGTgctaaaagcagaatttaaagaG GGCAAGAAAGAACTTCAGGTCTCCTTGTTCCAGACGCTGGTGCTGCTCATGTTTAATGAAGGAGAAGAGTTCAGTTTAGAGGAGATAAAGCAAGCCACTGGGATAG AGGATGGAGAGCTGAGAAGAACACTTCAATCTCTGGCTTGTGGCAAAGCCAGAGTACTGACTAAAAGTCCCAAAGGAAAAGATGTGGAAGATGGTGATAAATTCACATGCAATGATGACTTTAGACACAAGCTTTTCAGGATAAAGATCAATCAAATTCAGATGAAAGAAACG GTAGAGGAACAGGCAAGCACTACAGAGAGAGTATTCCAGGACCGGCAATACCAGATTGACGCTGCAATTGTGCGAATCATGAAGATGCGCAAGACATTGAGTCATAACTTGCTTGTGTCAGAGGTTTACAACCAGCTTAAATTCCCAGTAAAG CCTGCTGACCTTAAGAAGAGAATAGAATCTTTAATTGACAGGGACTACatggaaagagataaagagaaCCCAAATCAATACAACTATATTGCATAA
- the CUL4B gene encoding cullin-4B isoform X2, whose product MIMIRSIFLFLDRTYVLQNSMLPSIWDMGLELFRTHIISDQKVQNKTIDGILLLIERERNGEAIDRSLLRSLLSMLSDLQIYQDSFEHRFLEETNRLYAAEGQRLMQEREVPEYLHHVNKRLEEEADRIITYLDQSTQKPLIATVEKQLLGEHLTAILQKGLNHLLDENRIQDLSLLYQLFSRVRGGVQVLLQHWIEYIKAFGSTIVINPEKDKTMVQELLDFKDKVDHIIDVCFLKNEKFVNAMKEAFETFINKRPNKPAELIAKYVDSKLRAGNKEATDEELEKMLDKIMIIFRFIYGKDVFEAFYKKDLAKRLLVGKSASVDAEKSMLSKLKHECGAAFTSKLEGMFKDMELSKDIMIQFKQYMQNQNVPGNIELTVNILTMGYWPTYVPMEVHLPPEMVKLQEIFKTFYLGKHSGRKLQWQSTLGHCVLKAEFKEGKKELQVSLFQTLVLLMFNEGEEFSLEEIKQATGIEDGELRRTLQSLACGKARVLTKSPKGKDVEDGDKFTCNDDFRHKLFRIKINQIQMKETVEEQASTTERVFQDRQYQIDAAIVRIMKMRKTLSHNLLVSEVYNQLKFPVKPADLKKRIESLIDRDYMERDKENPNQYNYIA is encoded by the exons atg ATCATGATTAGAAGTATCTTTTTGTTCTTGGATCGAACTTACGTACTTCAGAATTCAATGCTGCCATCTATTTG ggATATGGGGCTAGAATTATTCAGGACTCATATAATTAGTGACCAGAAGGTTCAGAACAAAACTATTGATGGCATTCTTCTGCTGAttgagagggaaagaaatggtGAGGCTATTGACAGGAGTTTACTGCGAAGCCTTCTAAGCATGCTTTCTGACTTGCAG ATTTATCAAGATTCTTTCGAACATAGATTCTTGGAAGAGACTAACCGTTTGTATGCAGCAGAGGGACAGAGGCTTATGCAGGAACGAGAg GTTCCAGAATATCTTCATCATGTCAACAAGCGCTTGGAAGAAGAAGCAGACAGGATAATCACTTATTTAGATCAGAGCACACA GAAGCCACTAATTGCTACTGTAGAAAAGCAACTTCTAGGTGAACATTTAACAGCCATTCTTCAGAAAG GTTTAAACCATCTCCTTGATGAAAATCGAATTCAAGACCTCTCTCTTCTGTATCAGTTGTTCAGCCGAGTGAGAGGTGGAGTGCAAGTTCTCTTGCAACACTGGATTGAATACATAAAG GCATTTGGTAGCACAATAGTAATTAAtccagaaaaagacaaaacGATGGTCCAAGAACTACttgattttaaagataaagTTGACCATATTATTGATGTTTGCTTCCTCAAGAATGAGAAGTTTGTAAACGCCATGAAAGAAGCATTTGAAACATTCATTAACAAAAGACCAAATAAGCCAGCTGAGCTCATag CTAAATATGTAGATTCAAAGCTTCGTGCAGGCAACAAAGAAGCTACTGATGAAGAACTTGAAAAAATGCTGGATAAAATCATGATCATATTTAGATTCATATATG GAAAAGATGTGTTTGAGGCCTTTTATAAAAAAGATCTAGCAAAGAGGCTACTAGTTGGGAAAAGTGCATCAGTAGACGCTGAAAAATCTATGCTTTCCAAACTCAAACATG AATGTGGAGCTGCTTTCACCAGCAAACTTGAAGGAATGTTTAAGGATATGGAGCTTTCAAAAGACATAATGATACAATTCAAACAG TATATGCAAAATCAGAATGTACCTGGAAACATTGAACTCACAGTGAATATACTGACTATGGGTTATTGGCCAACCTATGTGCCTATGGAGGTCCATTTGCCCCCAGAG atgGTAAAACTGCAGGAGATTTTCAAGACCTTTTACTTAGGAAAACACAGTGGTAGGAAACTTCAGTGGCAGTCAACACTAGGACACTGTGTgctaaaagcagaatttaaagaG GGCAAGAAAGAACTTCAGGTCTCCTTGTTCCAGACGCTGGTGCTGCTCATGTTTAATGAAGGAGAAGAGTTCAGTTTAGAGGAGATAAAGCAAGCCACTGGGATAG AGGATGGAGAGCTGAGAAGAACACTTCAATCTCTGGCTTGTGGCAAAGCCAGAGTACTGACTAAAAGTCCCAAAGGAAAAGATGTGGAAGATGGTGATAAATTCACATGCAATGATGACTTTAGACACAAGCTTTTCAGGATAAAGATCAATCAAATTCAGATGAAAGAAACG GTAGAGGAACAGGCAAGCACTACAGAGAGAGTATTCCAGGACCGGCAATACCAGATTGACGCTGCAATTGTGCGAATCATGAAGATGCGCAAGACATTGAGTCATAACTTGCTTGTGTCAGAGGTTTACAACCAGCTTAAATTCCCAGTAAAG CCTGCTGACCTTAAGAAGAGAATAGAATCTTTAATTGACAGGGACTACatggaaagagataaagagaaCCCAAATCAATACAACTATATTGCATAA
- the MCTS1 gene encoding malignant T-cell-amplified sequence 1 isoform X2: protein MACGTVTFSCGGFPDWLQIHCLTSKHTSHNPVVLQVRTKSYWNQEHEDVNTGSVHPLRGYCIRGRFDEKENVSNCIQLKTSVIKGIKNQLIDQFPVIEPWLNQIMPKKDPVKIVRCHEHIEILTVNGELLFFRQREGIFYPTLRLLHKYPFILPHQQVDKGAIKFVLSGANIMCPGLTSPGAKLYPAAVDTVVAIMAEGKQHALCVGVMKMSAEDIEKVNKGIGIENIHYLNDGLWHMKTYK from the exons ATGGCATGTGGCACTGTCACCTTTTCCTGCGGCGGATTTCCTGACTGGCTCCAGATCCACTGTTTGACAAGCAAACACACCTCTCACAATCCTGTAG TTTTGCAGGTCAGGACAAAATCTTATTGGAATCAGGAACATGAGGATGTTAATACTGGATCAGTCCATCCACTGCGTGGCTATTGCATCAGAGGCAG ATTTGATGAAAAGGAGAATGTATCAAACTGCATCCAGCTGAAGACTTCAGTTATTAAAGGTATTAAGAATCAGCTGATAGATCAGTTTCCTGTTATTGAACCATGGCTAAATCAGATTATGCCAAAGAAAGACCCTGTCAAAATAGTAAGATG TCATGAACATATAGAAATCCTCACTGTGAATGGGGAGTTGCTGTTCTTCAGGCAAAGAGAAGGGATTTTTTACCCAACCCTAAGGTTACTTCACAAAT ATCCATTTATTCTACCACATCAGCAGGTTGATAAAGGAGCGATTAAATTTGTACTAAGTGGAGCTAATATAATGTGCCCTGGCCTGACATCTCCTGGAGCAAAACTTTACCCTGCTGCTGTTGATACTGTTGTT GCAATAATGGCAGAGGGAAAACAGCATGCATTATGTGTGGGAGTAATGAAGATGTCAGCTGAAGACAT TGAGAAGGTCAACAAAGGGATTGGTATAGAAAATATCCATTATTTAAATGATGGCCTTTGGCATATGAAGACGTACAAGTGA
- the MCTS1 gene encoding malignant T-cell-amplified sequence 1 isoform X1 produces MACGTVTFSCGGFPDWLQIHCLTSKHTSHNPVAVLQVRTKSYWNQEHEDVNTGSVHPLRGYCIRGRFDEKENVSNCIQLKTSVIKGIKNQLIDQFPVIEPWLNQIMPKKDPVKIVRCHEHIEILTVNGELLFFRQREGIFYPTLRLLHKYPFILPHQQVDKGAIKFVLSGANIMCPGLTSPGAKLYPAAVDTVVAIMAEGKQHALCVGVMKMSAEDIEKVNKGIGIENIHYLNDGLWHMKTYK; encoded by the exons ATGGCATGTGGCACTGTCACCTTTTCCTGCGGCGGATTTCCTGACTGGCTCCAGATCCACTGTTTGACAAGCAAACACACCTCTCACAATCCTGTAG CAGTTTTGCAGGTCAGGACAAAATCTTATTGGAATCAGGAACATGAGGATGTTAATACTGGATCAGTCCATCCACTGCGTGGCTATTGCATCAGAGGCAG ATTTGATGAAAAGGAGAATGTATCAAACTGCATCCAGCTGAAGACTTCAGTTATTAAAGGTATTAAGAATCAGCTGATAGATCAGTTTCCTGTTATTGAACCATGGCTAAATCAGATTATGCCAAAGAAAGACCCTGTCAAAATAGTAAGATG TCATGAACATATAGAAATCCTCACTGTGAATGGGGAGTTGCTGTTCTTCAGGCAAAGAGAAGGGATTTTTTACCCAACCCTAAGGTTACTTCACAAAT ATCCATTTATTCTACCACATCAGCAGGTTGATAAAGGAGCGATTAAATTTGTACTAAGTGGAGCTAATATAATGTGCCCTGGCCTGACATCTCCTGGAGCAAAACTTTACCCTGCTGCTGTTGATACTGTTGTT GCAATAATGGCAGAGGGAAAACAGCATGCATTATGTGTGGGAGTAATGAAGATGTCAGCTGAAGACAT TGAGAAGGTCAACAAAGGGATTGGTATAGAAAATATCCATTATTTAAATGATGGCCTTTGGCATATGAAGACGTACAAGTGA
- the MCTS1 gene encoding malignant T-cell-amplified sequence 1 isoform X3 — protein MFKKFDEKENVSNCIQLKTSVIKGIKNQLIDQFPVIEPWLNQIMPKKDPVKIVRCHEHIEILTVNGELLFFRQREGIFYPTLRLLHKYPFILPHQQVDKGAIKFVLSGANIMCPGLTSPGAKLYPAAVDTVVAIMAEGKQHALCVGVMKMSAEDIEKVNKGIGIENIHYLNDGLWHMKTYK, from the exons ATGTTCAAGAA ATTTGATGAAAAGGAGAATGTATCAAACTGCATCCAGCTGAAGACTTCAGTTATTAAAGGTATTAAGAATCAGCTGATAGATCAGTTTCCTGTTATTGAACCATGGCTAAATCAGATTATGCCAAAGAAAGACCCTGTCAAAATAGTAAGATG TCATGAACATATAGAAATCCTCACTGTGAATGGGGAGTTGCTGTTCTTCAGGCAAAGAGAAGGGATTTTTTACCCAACCCTAAGGTTACTTCACAAAT ATCCATTTATTCTACCACATCAGCAGGTTGATAAAGGAGCGATTAAATTTGTACTAAGTGGAGCTAATATAATGTGCCCTGGCCTGACATCTCCTGGAGCAAAACTTTACCCTGCTGCTGTTGATACTGTTGTT GCAATAATGGCAGAGGGAAAACAGCATGCATTATGTGTGGGAGTAATGAAGATGTCAGCTGAAGACAT TGAGAAGGTCAACAAAGGGATTGGTATAGAAAATATCCATTATTTAAATGATGGCCTTTGGCATATGAAGACGTACAAGTGA